The Mercenaria mercenaria strain notata chromosome 10, MADL_Memer_1, whole genome shotgun sequence genome contains a region encoding:
- the LOC123559722 gene encoding uncharacterized protein LOC123559722, translating to MGMAQNIYFFFRTFLIVLSIWILFGKVTVDVNQCGTLKIEQPTILGRNVTFTFTPETTSDADLKWQRTNKRNPWATLPDKAKFTQYFQDGTYYLILTDTARWYDEIFYRVDYRNSSVSCLMETPKLQLQDISSNGCGFVYLRTTKLKEGENVELEYYPSKYVMQNQEHTVRVWKRSTQNHTITIRLTKGVYEEEKKPNDKYVLTIIMFNERMNGRYEVYCGKSASYSNYVEVILPVAPSAPAFEGLKDIDDCKGCIVGEDGDQFSVLCKTSGGTQPIKVTMSIGNESRSTTLYYNETVGYITFFILHNRHHMAIMTCTVMNDALTTALIITARVYVIKTPALQLLVPQIIKEGNIGTITCILNGGRPAPNVTLNISGMEVPSVLKTESYNATTSLYTSVVSLTTFERIWNSENVACCRFNEWYKITNACSPPQRINFMFPPEDIKLEVKVEQKLPLEIYAVCTIYNSNPECGVNISAPNGIIVSERYTRNVSLPHGAWNSEYAVNLNVGKDDDGEKIKCTADCQKFAVDLKDVHSIVLPHAPIIEFNISGSELAILQGEKAHVKCSAESIPASNIDWVEQTDCGNITMKQCQLKTDCVIAVEANLMQQRKFICKTHYLQATNQKTLTVNILEKDEKHCKDMNNSASLDNSSIWIILGSCSAVLFVVVIVCLIAIKKFRDTKAELEVYKVRFSANPDRSGNDVELEDRAYVELNDTRHTTGQSETFYSQLSP from the exons tCACTGTCGACGTGAACCAATGCGGGACCCTGAAGATAGAACAGCCGACTATATTGGGCAGAAatgttacttttacttttactCCGGAAACAACCTCAGACGCAGACCTCAAATGGCAgcgaacaaataaaagaaatccATGGGCCACTCTTCCTGACAAAGCCAAGTTTACACAGTATTTCCAAGATGGGACATATTACTTGATTTTAACTGACACTGCCAGATGGTATGACGAAATATTTTACCGGGTTGATTATAGGAACAGTAGCGTAAGCTGCTTAATGGAGACTCCAAAACTTCAGCTTCAAG ATATATCAAGTAATGGATGTGGATTTGTTTACCTAAGAACAACAAAGTTGAAAGAAGGCGAGAACGTAGAACTAGAATATTATCCATCGAAATATGTTATGCAAAATCAAGAACACACTGTACGAGTGTGGAAGCGTTCTACACAGAATCACACTATTACAATACGTTTGACGAAAGGTGTGTATGAGGAAGAAAAGAAACCGAATGATAAATATGTGTTGACTATAATCATGTTCAATGAGCGAATGAATGGACGATATGAAGTTTACTGCGGCAAATCAGCGAGCTATTCAAATTATGTCGAAGTGATATTACCAG TTGCACCAAGCGCACCAGCATTTGAAGGTTTAAAGGACATAGACGACTGTAAGGGGTGTATTGTTGGTGAGGATGGTGATCAGTTCAGTGTTCTCTGCAAGACAAGTGGTGGTACACAGCCAATAAAAGTCACCATGTCCATAGGGAATGAATCACGAAGCACTACATTATATTATAATGAAACAGTGGGTTacataactttctttattcttcaCAACAGACATCATATGGCGATTATGACATGCACAGTTATGAACGATGCATTGACCACAGCTTTAATCATCACTGCACGTGTGTATGTTATCA AAACACCAGCATTACAGTTATTGGTACCACAGATTATCAAGGAAGGAAATATCGGTACTATTACATGCATACTGAATGGCGGAAGACCTGCTCCGAATGTAACTTTAAACATTTCCGGTATGGAAGTGCCGTCTGTACTCAAAACAGAAAGTTACAATGCTACCACATCTTTATACACGAGTGTTGTTTCCCTGACAACATTTGAACGAATTTGGAATAGTGAAAACGTCGCATGTTGTCGTTTCAATGAATGGTACAAGATCACTAACGCTTGTTCCCCACCGCAACGGATTAATTTTATGT ttCCACCTGAAGACATCAAACTGGAGGTCAAAGTTGAGCAAAAACTTCCACTTGAAATATACGCTGTTTGTACCATCTACAATTCAAACCCAGAATGTGGGGTAAACATTAGTGCACCAAACGGAATCATTGTTTCAGAACGTTATACCAGAAACGTTAGCTTACCTCATGGCGCCTGGAATTCGGAATATGCAGTAAATTTAAATGTCGGTAAAGACGACGATGGTGAAAAGATAAAGTGCACAGCTGACTGTCAGAAGTTTGCTGTCGACTTGAAGGACGTGCACTCGATCGTATTGCCTC ATGCACCTATCATTGAATTCAACATATCTGGTTCAGAACTTGCAATTTTACAAGGAGAAAAGGCACACGTAAAATGCTCAGCAGAAAGCATTCCTGCCTCAAACATTGACTGGGTGGAGCAAACAGATTGTGGAAACATAACTATGAAGCAATGCCAATTGAAAACAGACTGTGTCATTGCTGTTGAAGCAAATCTTATGCAACAACGAAAGTTTATTTGCAAGACTCATTATTTACAAGCAACAAACCAAAAGACCTTGACTGTAAACATTCTTG agaAAGATGAGAAACATTGCAAAGACATGAACAACTCTGCCTCTTTAGATAACTCATCTATTTGGATTATTCTTGGCTCTTGTTCAGCTGTCCTCTTTGTTGTTGTCATCGTATGCCTTATTGCAATAAAAAAATTCAGGGACACTAAag CTGAACTGGAAGTATACAAAGTGAGATTCAGTGCAAACCCAGATAGAAG CGGGAACGATGTAGAATTGGAAGACCGTGCGTATGTAGAATTGAATGATACCAGGCATACAACTGGGCAATCGGAAACATTTTATTCTCAACTGTCTCCATAG